In Mytilus edulis chromosome 7, xbMytEdul2.2, whole genome shotgun sequence, a single genomic region encodes these proteins:
- the LOC139482524 gene encoding E3 ubiquitin-protein ligase rfwd3.S-like — protein sequence MEAAQIRMQYQMTVGDNIKLRTEIAKLRECFNYKMSDIKQPSQMSINSSQSNVSDNPTSTQSDGQFILDKTIKIWDGGNCRVLAYSPSLATLVVSQPSASPLFPGFGIRKISTLDFKTSQYLTIHSKTIRDVSFHPNVDDGILLSCAWDKTVKMTSVISNAVVQTYENQLPSWSCV from the exons ATGGAGGCTGCACAAATAAGAATGCAGTATCAGATGACTGTAGGAGACAATATTAAGCTCAGGACAGAGATTGCAAAGTTACGAGAATGTTTCAACTACAAAATGTCAG atattAAACAGCCATCACAGATGTCTATAAATTCATCACAGTCAAATGTATCAGATAATCCTACCTCTACACAGAGTGATGGACAGTTTATCTTGgacaaaacaatcaaaatatGGGAT GGTGGGAACTGTCGTGTGCTGGCTTACAGTCCCTCATTAGCCACACTTGTTGTATCTCAGCCGTCAGCAAGTCCTCTCTTTCCAGGATTTGGAATTAGGAAG ATAAGTACGCTGGATTTCAAAACCTCTCAGTATTTAACAATCCACAGTAAGACTATCCGTGATGTAAGTTTTCATCCTAATGTTGATGATGGTATATTACTGAGCTGTGCTTGGGACAAGACTGTCAAGATGACCAGTGTTATAAGTAATGCTGTCGTACAAAC ATATGAAAACCAGTTACCGTCCTGGAGTTGTGTTTAG